The proteins below are encoded in one region of Tomitella fengzijianii:
- the mce gene encoding methylmalonyl-CoA epimerase — protein MTENTATAGSITGRYVTAIDHVGIAVPDFDAAVQWHRDHLGLVLAHEEVNEEQGVREGMLSPAGTAFGTDTAIQILAPLNDDCAIAKFIARSGPGLQQLAYRVTDVEALSAELRQAGVRLLYDAPRHGTADSRINFIHPKDGGGVLIELVEPAAAAH, from the coding sequence CGCGATCGACCACGTGGGCATCGCCGTCCCCGACTTCGACGCCGCCGTCCAGTGGCACCGCGACCACCTGGGCCTCGTCCTGGCCCACGAGGAGGTCAACGAGGAGCAGGGCGTCCGCGAGGGGATGCTCTCCCCCGCCGGCACCGCCTTCGGTACCGACACGGCGATCCAGATCCTCGCGCCCCTGAACGACGACTGCGCGATCGCGAAGTTCATCGCCCGGTCCGGCCCCGGGCTGCAGCAGCTCGCCTACCGCGTCACCGACGTCGAGGCCCTGTCCGCCGAGCTCCGGCAGGCGGGGGTGCGTCTGCTCTACGACGCCCCGCGCCACGGCACCGCGGACTCGCGCATCAACTTCATCCACCCCAAGGACGGCGGCGGCGTGCTCATCGAGTTGGTGGAGCCCGCGGCGGCCGCGCACTGA
- the nucS gene encoding endonuclease NucS: MRLVIARCQVDYSGRLTAHLPMARRLLMLKADGSISVHADDRAYKPLNWMTPPCWITEADGEWTVTNKTGDTLRILIEEIEHDSTHELGEDPGLIKDGVEAHLQELLAEHVTTLGDGYSLVRREFPTAIGPVDLMCRDDGGGSVAVEIKRRGEIDGVEQLTRYLELLNRDPQLAPVQGVFAAQQIRPQARTLAEDRGIRCVVLDYDELRGIESDEFRLF; encoded by the coding sequence GTGCGTCTTGTCATCGCCCGTTGCCAGGTCGACTACAGCGGCCGGCTCACCGCCCACCTGCCCATGGCCCGTCGCCTGCTCATGCTCAAGGCGGACGGCTCGATCAGCGTGCACGCCGACGACCGCGCGTACAAGCCGCTCAACTGGATGACGCCCCCGTGCTGGATCACCGAGGCGGACGGGGAGTGGACCGTCACGAACAAGACGGGCGACACCTTGCGCATCCTCATCGAGGAGATCGAGCACGACTCCACGCATGAGCTCGGCGAGGATCCCGGCCTGATCAAGGACGGCGTCGAGGCGCACCTGCAGGAGCTGCTGGCGGAGCATGTGACCACGCTCGGCGACGGGTATTCGCTGGTGCGCAGGGAGTTCCCCACGGCGATCGGCCCCGTGGACCTGATGTGCCGGGACGACGGGGGCGGCTCCGTGGCTGTCGAGATCAAGCGGCGTGGGGAGATCGACGGGGTCGAGCAGCTCACGCGCTACCTCGAACTGCTCAACCGCGATCCCCAGCTGGCTCCGGTGCAGGGCGTCTTCGCGGCTCAGCAGATCAGACCGCAGGCGCGCACGCTCGCGGAGGATCGGGGGATACGCTGTGTCGTCCTCGATTACGACGAACTCCGCGGCATCGAGAGCGACGAGTTCCGGCTGTTCTGA
- a CDS encoding adenylate/guanylate cyclase domain-containing protein, protein MQAGREKVRRRARAPLGSRILGSGHESAVRRRVRVQTLLTVVLLTCNLVGAATAIVLIAVVVPGPPVFASRMWVLDFALVPAVTIAAFAIGLIWITRGSLRQLRWAVRGEPATAADLRTTLAMPFRITVRQAVLWYASAAILTAAYATRDLDYAAPIAFTVVFSGTVTCATSYLFSEFALRPTAAQALASAPPARVRHTGVTTRMVAAWLIGTGIPVLGLMIIAVTTLTVGTHTLEDLAVPVFALGGVTLAVGLLLTLLVCASTLAPINSVRSAMAEVERGRLDAEAVVFDGTELGELQRGFNEMARGLRERERIREVFGRHVGHEVADYALSGDFDAAGREVEVAVLFVDIIGSTTLAAHRPPATVVALLNRFFAVVVDEVDLRRGLINKFEGDAALAVFGAPAPVADPCTAALEAARTIGDRLRAEVPELAAGIGVSYGTAVAGNIGAHRRYEYTVIGDAVNEAARLSEYAKRLDRHTVAAGATWRGATADERRLWRADGEAELRGRAAPTSLFVPCDSAATTEN, encoded by the coding sequence ATGCAGGCGGGGAGGGAAAAAGTCAGGCGGCGCGCACGCGCGCCGCTGGGGTCGCGCATCCTCGGCTCGGGCCACGAGTCGGCCGTGCGCCGCCGGGTCCGGGTCCAGACGCTGCTCACCGTCGTCCTGCTCACCTGCAATCTCGTGGGCGCCGCCACCGCCATCGTGCTGATCGCCGTGGTCGTCCCGGGACCGCCCGTGTTCGCGTCGCGGATGTGGGTGCTGGACTTCGCGCTGGTGCCCGCGGTGACCATCGCCGCGTTCGCCATCGGGCTGATCTGGATCACCCGGGGCTCGCTGCGGCAACTGCGGTGGGCGGTCCGGGGTGAACCCGCAACCGCCGCGGACCTGCGCACCACGCTCGCGATGCCGTTCCGCATCACCGTCCGGCAGGCAGTGCTGTGGTACGCGAGCGCGGCGATCCTCACGGCCGCCTACGCCACCCGCGACCTGGACTACGCCGCCCCGATCGCGTTCACCGTCGTCTTCTCCGGCACCGTGACCTGCGCGACCAGCTATCTTTTCAGCGAGTTCGCCCTGCGTCCCACCGCCGCCCAGGCCCTGGCCTCCGCACCACCCGCCCGCGTGCGCCACACAGGCGTCACCACGCGGATGGTGGCCGCGTGGCTGATCGGCACGGGCATCCCGGTGCTGGGCCTCATGATCATCGCGGTCACCACGCTCACCGTGGGCACGCACACCCTGGAGGACCTCGCGGTCCCCGTCTTCGCCCTGGGCGGCGTGACCCTCGCGGTGGGGCTGCTGCTGACCCTGCTGGTGTGCGCGTCCACCCTCGCCCCGATCAACTCGGTCCGCTCGGCGATGGCCGAGGTCGAGCGGGGCCGCCTGGACGCCGAGGCGGTCGTCTTCGACGGCACCGAGCTGGGCGAGCTGCAACGCGGCTTCAACGAGATGGCGCGCGGGCTGCGCGAGCGCGAGCGCATCCGCGAGGTGTTCGGAAGGCACGTCGGGCACGAGGTCGCCGACTACGCGCTGTCCGGCGATTTCGACGCGGCCGGGCGCGAGGTCGAGGTCGCCGTGCTTTTCGTCGACATCATCGGATCCACCACGCTGGCCGCCCATCGGCCGCCCGCCACGGTGGTCGCGCTGCTGAATCGTTTCTTCGCCGTCGTCGTCGACGAGGTGGACCTCCGGCGCGGGCTCATCAACAAGTTCGAAGGCGACGCGGCCCTCGCCGTGTTCGGCGCCCCGGCGCCCGTCGCGGACCCCTGCACTGCGGCCCTCGAGGCCGCTCGGACGATCGGCGACCGGCTCCGCGCGGAGGTGCCCGAGCTGGCCGCGGGCATCGGGGTCTCCTACGGCACCGCAGTGGCCGGCAATATCGGTGCGCACCGCCGCTACGAGTACACCGTGATCGGTGATGCGGTGAACGAGGCGGCCCGGCTTTCCGAGTACGCGAAGCGACTCGACCGGCACACGGTCGCAGCGGGGGCGACGTGGCGCGGGGCGACGGCCGACGAGCGGCGGCTGTGGCGGGCGGACGGCGAGGCCGAACTGCGCGGGCGCGCCGCCCCCACCTCGTTGTTCGTCCCGTGCGACAGCGCTGCGACGACCGAAAATTAG
- a CDS encoding globin domain-containing protein: MGISPQNLQVIRASLPAVAGAIGDVTPLFYRSMFAAHPELERDLFNRGNQSQGEQQKALAGAIAAYATIRTGTDPERAQSIISRIAHKHASLGITADQYAIVHKHLFGAIAEVLGDALTDDVAAAWDELYWDMGQCLVTEEDRLYAEAGVEPGDVWRELKVVRRVQQSAETVTFALAAGDGAALPQHRPGQYVSVQVQLPDGAQQIRQYSLVGAPRAPHWEISVKALPAVALADGVGTPEGEVSNHLYRNVFEGDTLRVSMPFGDLVLDDGDSPVMLVSAGIGCTPMIGMLHHLADTGSTRPVSVLHADRSPSHHAHRAEITELVGRIPSAKLHRWYEDLGARPAAPTVASGRADVSGIGIDQGTTVYMCGPMPFMRSMRRSLIARDVPADSIHCEVFGPEAWDDADRGTALASTAS, encoded by the coding sequence ATGGGCATTTCACCGCAGAATCTTCAGGTCATCCGCGCTTCACTCCCCGCGGTCGCCGGTGCGATCGGCGATGTCACTCCGCTGTTCTACCGGTCGATGTTCGCCGCACATCCGGAGCTCGAACGCGACCTGTTCAACCGGGGCAACCAGAGCCAGGGCGAGCAGCAGAAGGCGCTCGCCGGTGCGATCGCCGCGTACGCGACCATCCGGACGGGGACGGATCCGGAGCGCGCCCAGTCGATCATCTCGAGGATCGCCCACAAGCACGCCTCGCTCGGCATCACCGCCGACCAGTACGCGATCGTCCACAAGCATCTGTTCGGTGCCATCGCGGAGGTGCTCGGCGATGCGCTCACCGACGACGTCGCGGCGGCATGGGACGAGCTGTACTGGGACATGGGCCAGTGCCTCGTCACCGAGGAGGACCGGCTCTACGCCGAGGCCGGAGTGGAGCCCGGTGACGTCTGGCGCGAGCTGAAGGTGGTCCGGCGTGTCCAGCAATCGGCGGAGACGGTCACCTTCGCGCTCGCGGCGGGCGACGGTGCGGCGCTCCCGCAGCACCGGCCCGGCCAGTACGTGTCGGTGCAGGTGCAGCTCCCCGACGGCGCGCAGCAGATCCGGCAGTACAGCCTCGTCGGCGCGCCGCGCGCCCCGCACTGGGAGATCAGCGTCAAGGCCCTGCCCGCGGTGGCGCTCGCGGACGGCGTCGGGACTCCCGAAGGCGAGGTGTCCAACCACCTGTACCGCAACGTCTTCGAAGGCGACACGCTGCGGGTGTCGATGCCGTTCGGCGACCTCGTCCTGGACGACGGCGACTCCCCGGTCATGCTCGTCTCGGCGGGCATCGGCTGCACCCCGATGATCGGCATGCTCCACCACCTGGCCGATACCGGCAGTACCCGGCCCGTGTCCGTGCTGCACGCCGACCGCTCACCGTCGCACCACGCTCACCGCGCGGAGATCACGGAACTCGTCGGCCGCATCCCCTCTGCGAAGCTGCACCGGTGGTACGAGGACCTCGGCGCCCGTCCCGCCGCGCCGACCGTCGCCAGCGGCCGGGCGGACGTCTCCGGAATCGGAATCGACCAAGGGACCACGGTCTACATGTGCGGCCCTATGCCGTTCATGCGGTCGATGAGGCGGTCGCTGATCGCCCGCGACGTGCCGGCGGATTCGATCCACTGCGAGGTCTTCGGACCCGAGGCCTGGGACGACGCCGACCGCGGCACGGCCCTCGCGTCCACCGCCTCGTAG
- a CDS encoding macro domain-containing protein gives MPLIDVAVADVARLTVDAVVVATGPDLRVGAGPSGSVQRRAGPGVQNACRLLRETTFPRGLDVGYAVATPGGDLPAQWVILTVGPRYSRREDRSGVLRDTYRRCLLVAESVGARTLACPLLSSGGGAWPEGDAVDQAVRAIGEARCGVEVVTLVTADPRTARLMMTALE, from the coding sequence ATGCCTCTCATCGATGTGGCGGTGGCCGATGTCGCGAGGCTTACCGTGGACGCGGTGGTGGTGGCCACCGGCCCGGACCTGCGCGTCGGGGCGGGGCCGTCCGGATCAGTGCAGCGGCGGGCCGGGCCGGGCGTGCAGAACGCGTGCCGGTTGCTGCGGGAGACCACCTTCCCGCGCGGCCTGGACGTGGGATACGCGGTGGCCACCCCGGGCGGGGACCTGCCTGCGCAGTGGGTGATCCTCACCGTGGGGCCGCGGTACTCGCGCCGCGAGGACCGCTCGGGCGTCCTCCGCGACACCTACCGGCGATGCCTTCTGGTCGCGGAATCGGTGGGCGCGCGCACACTGGCCTGTCCGCTGCTGTCGTCGGGCGGCGGGGCCTGGCCGGAGGGCGACGCAGTCGATCAGGCCGTGCGTGCCATCGGCGAGGCGCGATGCGGGGTCGAGGTGGTCACCCTGGTGACCGCCGACCCGCGCACCGCGCGGCTGATGATGACCGCCCTCGAATGA
- a CDS encoding TMEM143 family protein, producing MSDERFIPFLRSEVTALCAADTAPGDRDAAAEATRLLAGVLHQRYRRRLREVEADYYLLHPPEYARGEEPPAPAARDRARARLGNTLAELADTAAYTRIPQEELAASLRSHALLRVRMEIPEQTQSGAVLYRRGRVPATARVRTWWGLRTKDIEYELYSRVLVYVHTAEVTALKLFEDVPRDDIEMLLPGVRPRMRLADKLLIVVPALVSGVALVATKLISAIGLLILLLAFWVGLRDSPVQVNRGALLTVGAGLVALGSYVARQYRKYTRRRLQFMNTLTDNLYYRNLDNDAGVFYRLLGAAEDADYALAMLAYRELRDAGGPLTPRELAAAVEARPELQRGREFRFAADDALATLEELGLAFPDGAAGADGAVGRRAVPPAQARDHLRRLWHQSAE from the coding sequence GTGAGCGACGAGCGATTCATTCCGTTCCTCCGGTCGGAAGTGACGGCACTCTGTGCGGCGGACACCGCCCCCGGGGACCGCGACGCAGCGGCGGAGGCCACGCGACTGCTCGCGGGCGTCCTGCATCAGCGGTATCGACGGCGCCTGCGGGAGGTCGAAGCGGACTATTACCTGCTCCATCCCCCGGAGTACGCGCGCGGGGAAGAGCCGCCCGCGCCCGCCGCACGCGATCGGGCGCGCGCACGGCTGGGGAACACGCTCGCCGAGCTGGCGGACACGGCCGCGTACACCCGGATCCCGCAGGAGGAGCTCGCCGCGTCGCTGCGCTCGCATGCGCTACTGCGCGTCCGGATGGAGATCCCCGAGCAGACGCAGTCCGGTGCGGTGCTGTACCGGCGGGGCCGGGTACCGGCGACGGCCCGGGTGCGCACGTGGTGGGGGCTGCGGACGAAGGACATCGAGTACGAGCTGTATTCGCGCGTGCTGGTCTATGTGCACACGGCCGAGGTCACGGCGCTGAAGCTGTTCGAGGACGTCCCGCGCGACGACATCGAGATGCTCCTGCCGGGGGTCCGGCCGCGCATGCGGCTGGCGGACAAGCTGCTCATCGTCGTCCCGGCGCTGGTCTCCGGCGTCGCGCTGGTGGCGACCAAGCTGATCTCGGCGATCGGACTGCTGATTCTGCTGCTGGCCTTCTGGGTGGGGTTGCGGGATTCCCCGGTGCAGGTGAACCGGGGCGCGTTGCTGACCGTGGGCGCGGGCCTGGTGGCGCTCGGGAGCTACGTCGCCCGGCAGTACCGCAAGTACACGCGCCGTCGGCTGCAGTTCATGAACACGCTGACGGACAACCTGTACTATCGCAATCTCGACAACGATGCCGGAGTGTTCTACCGGCTTCTCGGGGCGGCCGAGGACGCGGACTACGCGTTGGCGATGCTCGCCTATCGGGAGCTGCGCGACGCCGGCGGCCCGTTGACCCCCCGGGAGCTCGCCGCTGCGGTCGAGGCCCGGCCCGAGCTGCAGCGGGGGAGGGAGTTCCGGTTCGCTGCGGACGACGCCCTGGCCACGCTCGAAGAACTGGGGCTGGCGTTCCCCGATGGCGCCGCCGGTGCCGATGGGGCCGTCGGCCGCCGCGCGGTGCCTCCGGCGCAGGCGCGCGATCATCTACGCCGGCTCTGGCATCAGTCCGCCGAGTGA
- a CDS encoding tyrosine-protein phosphatase, translating to MTEQPTGIRNWRDLGGIATVDGRIIRPGAFFRSAELSALSTEDRDALAHLGVGPVFDLRTDTERVNAPDDLPDSATVVPLDVLADKIAAAVPTKMQDFLSSPAAVEAALGRGRAAEMMAENYRAMVTIPSAVRSYRTMVRDIAADPRPALVHCTSGKDRTGWGTAIVLFAVGADEQSVRTDYLRTNELYLPTLTDAFDRYEAAGGDPADLRALLGVREEYLQAALDEARTVHGSFEAYLSEALGIDDELRGALRTRLLLPA from the coding sequence GTGACTGAACAACCCACGGGAATCCGGAACTGGCGTGACCTCGGCGGGATCGCGACGGTCGACGGCCGCATCATCCGCCCGGGCGCCTTCTTCCGCTCCGCGGAGCTGAGCGCCCTGTCCACCGAGGATCGGGACGCGCTCGCCCACCTGGGGGTCGGCCCCGTCTTCGATCTGCGCACCGACACGGAGCGCGTGAACGCGCCGGACGACCTCCCGGACTCCGCGACGGTGGTGCCGCTGGACGTGTTGGCGGACAAGATCGCCGCCGCCGTCCCGACCAAGATGCAGGACTTCCTTTCCTCGCCCGCGGCGGTCGAGGCGGCCCTCGGCCGAGGCCGGGCCGCGGAGATGATGGCCGAGAACTACCGGGCGATGGTCACCATCCCGAGCGCGGTGCGCTCCTACCGCACGATGGTGCGCGACATCGCTGCCGATCCGCGACCAGCCCTGGTGCACTGCACCAGCGGCAAGGACCGCACGGGCTGGGGCACGGCGATCGTGCTGTTCGCCGTAGGAGCCGACGAACAGTCGGTGCGCACCGACTACCTGCGCACCAACGAGCTGTACCTGCCCACGCTCACCGACGCGTTCGACAGGTACGAGGCCGCGGGAGGCGACCCCGCCGACTTGCGGGCGCTGCTCGGAGTGCGGGAGGAGTACCTGCAGGCCGCCCTGGACGAGGCCCGCACGGTGCACGGCTCCTTCGAGGCGTACCTGTCCGAGGCGCTCGGAATCGACGACGAACTGCGCGGCGCGCTGCGCACGCGGCTGCTGCTGCCGGCCTGA